From a single Kitasatospora azatica KCTC 9699 genomic region:
- a CDS encoding ParA family protein produces the protein MDDTPIARAAQAAVQALGRAGEGLPRPPATRVIVVANQKGGVGKTTSTVNMAASLAMHGLRVLVIDLDPQGNASTALGIDHHAEVPSIYDVLVEGKPLADVVQPVVDVEGLFCVPATIDLAGAEIELVSLVARESRLQRAIAAYEQPLDYILIDCPPSLGLLTVNALVAGQEVLIPIQCEYYALEGLGQLLRNVDLVRAHLNPTLHVSTILLTMYDARTRLASQVADEVRNHFTTEVLRTAIPRSVRISEAPSYGQTVLTYDPGSTGALSYLEAARELALRAVGLDTPPPTVGEQAAADALDAVGQHRHTIGAQATPMAQHSTMEGNR, from the coding sequence ATCGATGACACCCCCATCGCGCGGGCGGCCCAGGCCGCCGTCCAGGCGCTGGGTCGGGCGGGCGAGGGCCTGCCCAGGCCGCCCGCGACCCGGGTGATCGTGGTGGCCAACCAGAAGGGCGGCGTCGGCAAGACCACCAGCACCGTCAACATGGCCGCCTCGCTGGCCATGCACGGGCTGCGGGTCCTGGTGATCGACCTCGACCCGCAGGGCAACGCCTCCACGGCGCTGGGCATCGACCACCACGCGGAGGTGCCGTCGATCTACGACGTGCTGGTGGAGGGCAAGCCGCTGGCCGATGTGGTGCAGCCGGTGGTCGACGTGGAGGGGCTGTTCTGCGTCCCGGCCACCATCGACCTGGCGGGCGCCGAGATCGAGCTGGTCTCCCTGGTGGCCCGGGAGAGCCGACTGCAGCGCGCCATCGCCGCCTACGAGCAGCCGCTGGACTACATCCTGATCGACTGTCCGCCCTCGCTGGGCCTGCTGACGGTCAACGCCCTGGTGGCCGGCCAGGAGGTGCTGATCCCGATCCAGTGCGAGTACTACGCACTGGAGGGCCTGGGGCAGCTGCTGCGCAACGTGGACCTGGTGCGCGCGCACCTCAACCCGACGCTGCACGTCTCCACCATCCTGCTCACCATGTACGACGCCCGCACCCGGCTGGCCTCGCAGGTGGCGGACGAGGTGCGAAACCACTTCACCACCGAGGTGCTGCGGACCGCGATCCCGCGCTCGGTGCGCATCTCCGAGGCGCCGAGCTACGGACAGACGGTGCTCACCTACGACCCCGGATCGACCGGCGCGCTCTCCTACCTGGAGGCGGCCCGGGAGCTGGCCCTGCGGGCCGTCGGCCTGGACACGCCGCCCCCCACGGTGGGGGAGCAGGCGGCCGCCGACGCGCTGGACGCGGTGGGGCAGCACCGGCACACGATCGGCGCGCAGGCGACGCCGATGGCACAGCACAGCACGATGGAGGGCAATCGGTGA
- the rsmG gene encoding 16S rRNA (guanine(527)-N(7))-methyltransferase RsmG produces MATESAAAASGAEGLAEAPQAAREIFGERFGAAQRYAELLATAGVQRGLIGPREVPRLWDRHVLNCAVLSELLPENATLCDVGSGAGLPGIPVALARPDVSVTLLEPLLRRTTFLEEVVRELGLENVTVLRGRAEEMVGKISVEIVTARAVAPLDRLAGWGMPLLRPYGQMLALKGDTAEQELADSRSALTKLGAVEWAVIPVGESALGAATRVVQVKAGESPGGVKAATRRAKAARAGRVGGRPAEPRGAGRRRR; encoded by the coding sequence ATGGCGACGGAGAGTGCGGCAGCCGCCAGTGGCGCGGAGGGTCTGGCTGAGGCTCCGCAGGCGGCGCGGGAGATCTTCGGCGAGCGCTTCGGCGCGGCGCAGCGCTACGCGGAACTGCTGGCGACGGCAGGGGTGCAGCGGGGTCTGATCGGGCCGCGGGAGGTGCCGCGACTCTGGGACCGCCATGTGCTGAACTGCGCGGTGCTCTCCGAGCTGCTGCCGGAGAACGCGACGCTCTGCGACGTGGGCTCGGGTGCGGGCCTGCCGGGGATCCCGGTGGCGCTGGCCCGGCCGGACGTCTCGGTGACGTTGCTGGAGCCGCTGCTGCGCAGGACGACCTTCCTGGAGGAGGTGGTCCGCGAGCTCGGCCTGGAGAACGTCACGGTGCTGCGTGGGCGGGCCGAGGAGATGGTCGGGAAGATCTCGGTGGAGATCGTCACGGCCCGCGCGGTGGCGCCGCTGGACCGGCTGGCCGGCTGGGGGATGCCGCTGCTGCGCCCGTACGGGCAGATGCTGGCGCTCAAGGGGGACACGGCCGAGCAGGAGCTGGCCGACTCGCGCTCGGCGCTGACCAAGCTCGGTGCGGTCGAGTGGGCGGTGATCCCGGTGGGGGAGAGCGCGCTGGGCGCGGCGACCCGGGTCGTTCAGGTGAAGGCGGGGGAGAGCCCGGGTGGCGTGAAGGCGGCGACTCGTCGGGCCAAGGCGGCCCGGGCCGGGCGGGTCGGCGGCCGTCCGGCGGAGCCGCGCGGTGCTGGGCGCCGCCGCCGCTGA
- a CDS encoding ParB/RepB/Spo0J family partition protein: MSGRRGLGRGLGALIPPAGSPVPAGGGAAVAAPERPGAGATGLPAGAGALSSSSMPLLPPGRGTVAAKAAAESALAELAPVAGARFAELPLDAISPNPRQPREVFDEDKLAELVASIKEVGLLQPVVVRQVGPERFELIMGERRWRASREAGLELIPAIVRATDDDKLLLDALLENLHRAELNPLEEAAAYDQLLRDFGCTHVELADRIGRSRSHVSNTLRLLNLSPTIQPRVAAGVLSAGHARALLGVPDAERQEALAKRIVAEGLSVRSTEEIVALMGQEEDEKPKRPVGPKAGKLLSPAFNDLAGRLSDRFETRVKVEVSQRNGKLGKGKVVLEFASVEDLNRILDSLAPGEDGLRLSQS, encoded by the coding sequence GTGAGTGGTCGCAGGGGTCTGGGTCGTGGGCTGGGAGCGCTGATCCCGCCGGCCGGCTCGCCGGTACCCGCCGGTGGCGGGGCGGCCGTGGCCGCCCCGGAGCGGCCGGGAGCGGGGGCCACGGGGCTGCCGGCCGGCGCCGGTGCCCTGTCGTCGAGCTCGATGCCGCTGCTGCCGCCGGGGCGGGGAACCGTCGCGGCGAAGGCCGCGGCCGAGAGCGCGCTGGCCGAGCTGGCACCGGTGGCGGGCGCCCGTTTCGCCGAGCTGCCGCTGGACGCCATCTCGCCCAACCCGCGCCAGCCGCGTGAGGTCTTCGACGAGGACAAGCTGGCCGAGCTGGTCGCCTCCATCAAGGAGGTGGGCCTGCTGCAGCCGGTGGTGGTCCGTCAGGTCGGGCCGGAGCGCTTCGAGCTGATCATGGGCGAGCGGCGCTGGCGGGCCTCCCGGGAGGCCGGGCTGGAGCTGATCCCGGCGATCGTGCGGGCCACCGACGACGACAAGCTGCTGCTGGACGCGCTGCTGGAGAACCTGCACCGGGCCGAGCTGAACCCGCTGGAGGAGGCCGCCGCCTACGACCAGCTGCTGCGCGACTTCGGCTGCACCCATGTCGAACTGGCCGACCGGATCGGCCGCTCCCGTTCGCACGTCTCCAATACCCTGCGGCTGCTCAACCTCTCCCCGACGATCCAGCCCAGGGTGGCGGCCGGGGTGCTGTCGGCCGGTCACGCCCGGGCGCTGCTCGGGGTGCCGGACGCCGAGCGGCAGGAGGCGCTGGCCAAGCGGATCGTTGCGGAGGGCCTCTCGGTGCGCAGCACCGAGGAGATCGTGGCGCTGATGGGCCAGGAGGAGGACGAGAAGCCGAAGCGGCCGGTCGGCCCCAAGGCCGGCAAGCTGCTCTCGCCGGCCTTCAACGACCTGGCCGGCCGCCTCTCGGACCGGTTCGAGACCAGGGTGAAGGTCGAGGTCTCGCAGCGGAACGGGAAGCTGGGCAAGGGCAAGGTGGTCCTGGAGTTCGCCTCGGTGGAGGACCTCAACCGGATCCTCGACAGCCTGGCCCCGGGGGAGGACGGACTGCGGCTCTCCCAGAGCTGA